One window of the Natrinema sp. CBA1119 genome contains the following:
- a CDS encoding DUF6293 family protein → MDVVKRVHVVPLGYEFDRILEPIRDQRADLVYLLENDGAGDAGTGTERTSEGDDGTATRNATADADYHDELRAALESIVPEIRTWECDLTDVYAVLGEVTTIADIHADDQVYVNVSGAGTIPAIGATIACMDVSTDAHAYYVEPSEYAHDGIREPISFGLDEMEQIPTYPIESPTRDQVAIMEFLADPAAWDGYHDDRTALPKKKDLIEYARERELAFMADRRSPDERTGEDKGAFRVLDTHVLEPLAEDGYVTIEPVGRRRVVELTERGENAYRAFHHKLMDDGGGPR, encoded by the coding sequence ATGGACGTTGTCAAGCGAGTGCACGTCGTGCCGCTGGGCTACGAGTTCGATCGGATCCTCGAGCCGATCCGTGACCAGCGGGCCGATCTGGTCTACCTGCTCGAGAACGACGGCGCGGGCGATGCTGGAACGGGTACTGAACGAACGAGCGAGGGCGATGATGGAACCGCCACGCGGAACGCGACCGCGGACGCGGACTATCACGACGAGTTGCGCGCCGCACTCGAGTCGATCGTCCCCGAGATCCGGACGTGGGAGTGCGATCTGACGGACGTCTACGCGGTGCTCGGCGAGGTAACGACGATCGCCGACATCCACGCCGACGATCAAGTGTACGTCAACGTCTCCGGGGCCGGCACGATTCCCGCGATCGGCGCGACGATCGCGTGCATGGACGTCTCGACCGACGCCCACGCCTACTACGTCGAGCCATCGGAATACGCACACGACGGAATCCGCGAACCCATCTCCTTCGGCCTCGATGAGATGGAGCAGATTCCGACCTACCCGATCGAGTCACCGACGCGCGACCAAGTCGCGATCATGGAGTTTCTCGCCGATCCGGCCGCGTGGGATGGCTACCACGACGATCGGACGGCACTGCCCAAAAAGAAAGACCTCATCGAGTACGCCCGCGAGCGGGAGCTCGCCTTCATGGCCGACCGCCGCTCGCCCGACGAGCGGACCGGCGAGGACAAAGGCGCGTTTCGAGTGTTGGATACCCACGTCCTCGAGCCGCTCGCCGAGGACGGCTACGTCACGATCGAGCCGGTCGGCCGCCGGCGCGTGGTCGAACTGACCGAGCGGGGCGAGAACGCCTACCGAGCGTTCCATCACAAGCTCATGGACGACGGCGGCGGGCCTCGATAG
- a CDS encoding 3-dehydroquinate synthase II has translation MTRSVWVKADDTVGDWDDRRARITAALEAGADWVLVDEDDVARVRELGDINVAAFRTDGDVTLVDDIDDAEADAESDDAVSAPQADAMIVGKDGEGDATIDLPEDFSGSADLSTLRREGDFDRGAYVRILGKEYERFAETAAAEADHTIVVGEDWTIIPLENLIARIGEETDLVAGVTSAEEAKTAFETLEIGSDAVLLDSDDPDEIRRTVEIRDEAERESLDLEYAEVLAVERAGSADRVCVDTGTLLEHDEGMLVGSMSRGLVFVHAETAESPYVASRPFRVNAGAVHAYVRTPDGGTKYLSELQSGDEVQIVDLAGNTREAIVGRAKIEQRPMFRIALETESGDRVETLLQNAETIKVATAEGRTAVTDLEAGDEILLYAEDTARHFGEAVEESIIEK, from the coding sequence ATGACGCGATCTGTCTGGGTAAAAGCCGACGACACCGTCGGCGACTGGGACGACCGCCGGGCGCGGATCACCGCAGCGCTCGAGGCGGGTGCGGACTGGGTACTGGTCGACGAAGACGACGTGGCGCGCGTTCGCGAACTCGGCGACATCAACGTGGCCGCGTTTCGGACCGACGGCGACGTGACGCTGGTCGACGACATCGACGATGCCGAAGCGGACGCCGAAAGCGACGACGCCGTGTCGGCCCCGCAGGCGGACGCGATGATCGTCGGCAAGGACGGCGAGGGCGACGCGACGATCGACCTCCCCGAGGACTTCTCCGGCTCGGCGGATCTCTCTACGTTGCGGCGCGAGGGCGACTTCGATCGGGGTGCGTACGTCCGCATCCTTGGAAAAGAGTACGAGCGCTTCGCCGAAACCGCCGCCGCGGAGGCCGATCACACGATCGTCGTCGGCGAGGACTGGACGATCATCCCGCTGGAAAACCTGATCGCCCGCATCGGCGAGGAGACCGACCTCGTGGCGGGCGTGACCAGCGCCGAGGAGGCGAAGACGGCGTTCGAAACCCTCGAGATCGGCTCCGACGCGGTCTTGCTCGACTCGGACGATCCGGACGAGATCCGGCGGACGGTCGAGATCCGCGACGAGGCCGAACGCGAGAGCCTCGACCTCGAGTACGCGGAAGTGCTCGCCGTCGAGCGCGCCGGCAGCGCGGATCGGGTATGCGTCGACACCGGCACCCTGCTCGAGCACGACGAGGGGATGCTCGTGGGCTCGATGAGCCGCGGACTGGTGTTCGTCCACGCAGAGACCGCCGAATCGCCGTACGTCGCCTCCCGCCCGTTCCGGGTCAACGCCGGCGCGGTCCACGCCTACGTCCGCACGCCCGACGGCGGCACGAAGTATCTCTCCGAACTCCAGAGCGGCGACGAGGTACAGATCGTCGACCTCGCCGGTAACACCCGCGAGGCCATCGTCGGCCGGGCCAAGATCGAGCAGCGACCCATGTTCCGGATCGCCCTCGAGACCGAGAGCGGCGACCGCGTCGAGACCCTGCTCCAGAACGCCGAGACGATCAAGGTCGCCACCGCGGAGGGGCGAACGGCAGTGACCGACCTCGAGGCCGGCGACGAGATCCTGCTATACGCCGAGGACACGGCCCGTCACTTCGGCGAGGCCGTCGAAGAGAGTATTATCGAAAAGTAA
- a CDS encoding zinc ribbon domain-containing protein encodes MTWLRAILAAGLSVIMPGAGHVLVRDWLRAAAFAALFFTASALFLPIDQLTAAGPMTSVDQALDQATVMAENTDPMAQFLLSFIALFAAIDATFRALGYSSAGDTEADGLACPECGKEIDEDLEFCHWCTTRLEPVEPETNDA; translated from the coding sequence ATGACATGGCTCCGCGCGATCCTCGCTGCCGGCCTCTCGGTGATCATGCCCGGCGCAGGCCACGTCCTCGTTCGCGATTGGCTGCGCGCCGCCGCCTTTGCCGCTCTCTTCTTTACGGCGAGCGCGCTCTTTCTCCCGATCGACCAGCTCACGGCGGCCGGGCCGATGACGAGCGTCGACCAGGCCCTCGACCAGGCGACCGTCATGGCCGAGAACACCGATCCGATGGCCCAGTTCCTCCTCTCGTTTATCGCCCTGTTCGCCGCGATCGACGCGACCTTTCGCGCGCTCGGCTACTCCTCAGCCGGGGACACCGAAGCGGACGGACTGGCCTGTCCAGAGTGCGGAAAAGAGATCGACGAGGACCTCGAGTTCTGCCACTGGTGTACCACGCGACTCGAGCCCGTCGAGCCGGAGACGAACGACGCATAA
- a CDS encoding type I 3-dehydroquinate dehydratase, translating to MTLHFDSFVLAAATADLADEPAAREHADAIEFRMDQADEPLTALEAYEGELPILATNRADWEGGEASDEGRLEVLAEATAFDAVAAVDIELESILEGDAEDLLETARDRDVSIVASAHDFEGTPPRNEMVKTLTEAGKYADVAKVAVTAESKADTLALLSATEQLTAHGDAVATMAMGDVGSHTRAVAPVYGSKIGYAPVDPENATAPGQYDLETLAGLVKRLE from the coding sequence ATGACGCTACACTTCGATTCGTTCGTCCTCGCAGCCGCGACGGCGGATCTCGCCGACGAGCCCGCGGCACGCGAGCACGCGGACGCGATCGAATTTCGAATGGATCAGGCCGACGAGCCGCTGACCGCGCTCGAGGCGTACGAGGGCGAGTTACCGATCCTCGCGACCAACCGGGCCGACTGGGAAGGCGGGGAGGCGAGCGACGAGGGGCGACTCGAGGTGCTCGCCGAGGCGACCGCGTTCGACGCCGTCGCGGCGGTCGATATCGAACTCGAGTCGATCCTCGAGGGGGACGCCGAGGACCTGCTCGAGACGGCTCGCGATCGCGATGTCTCGATCGTCGCGTCGGCACACGATTTCGAGGGGACGCCGCCTCGCAACGAGATGGTCAAAACACTGACCGAGGCGGGAAAATATGCCGACGTGGCGAAGGTGGCTGTGACAGCGGAGTCGAAGGCGGACACGCTCGCGTTGTTGTCCGCGACTGAGCAACTGACCGCTCACGGCGACGCCGTCGCGACGATGGCGATGGGTGACGTGGGAAGTCACACGCGGGCGGTGGCTCCTGTGTATGGGTCGAAAATTGGTTACGCGCCTGTGGATCCGGAGAACGCGACTGCGCCAGGGCAATACGACCTCGAGACGCTCGCGGGACTGGTGAAACGACTCGAGTGA
- a CDS encoding transcription initiation factor IIB family protein has translation MTNAPSNTRVRRSEPETNEQETESEQEDLACPECAGNLVVDDEHGETVCEDCGLVVEEDSVDRGPEWRAFDAAEKNEKSRVGAPTTNTMHDKGLSTNIDWRNKDAYGNSLGSRQREKMQRLRKWNERFRTRDSKERNLKQALGEIDRMASALGLPTNVRETASVIYRRALDEDLLPGRSIEGVSTACVYAAARQAGVPRSLDEIADVSRVEKNEIARTYRYVVRELGLEVQPADPESYVPRFASGLELSDEAEHRARSLLQNAKEKGVHSGKSPVGLAAAAVYAAALLTNEKTTQAAVSDVADISEVTIRNRYHELLEAEETIGMA, from the coding sequence ATGACTAACGCACCATCGAACACGAGAGTACGACGTAGCGAACCCGAAACGAACGAACAAGAGACCGAAAGCGAGCAAGAGGATCTGGCCTGCCCCGAGTGTGCGGGCAACCTCGTCGTCGACGACGAACACGGCGAGACGGTCTGTGAGGACTGCGGACTGGTCGTCGAGGAGGACTCGGTCGACCGCGGCCCCGAGTGGCGGGCCTTCGACGCCGCCGAGAAGAACGAGAAGTCCCGCGTGGGCGCGCCCACGACGAACACGATGCACGACAAGGGGCTCTCGACGAACATCGACTGGCGAAACAAGGACGCCTACGGGAACTCGCTGGGATCCCGGCAACGGGAGAAGATGCAGCGCCTCCGCAAGTGGAACGAGCGCTTTCGCACCCGCGACTCGAAGGAGCGCAACCTGAAGCAGGCGCTGGGCGAAATCGACCGGATGGCCTCCGCGCTCGGCCTCCCGACGAACGTCCGCGAGACCGCCAGCGTCATCTACCGGCGCGCGCTCGACGAGGACCTGCTGCCGGGCCGATCGATCGAAGGCGTCTCGACGGCCTGCGTCTACGCTGCTGCCCGCCAGGCCGGCGTCCCCCGGAGCCTCGACGAGATCGCGGATGTCTCCCGCGTCGAGAAAAACGAGATCGCCCGCACCTACCGCTACGTGGTCCGCGAACTGGGCCTCGAGGTCCAACCCGCTGACCCCGAGAGCTACGTCCCCCGCTTCGCCTCGGGACTCGAGCTCTCCGACGAGGCCGAGCACCGCGCGCGCTCGCTGCTCCAGAACGCCAAGGAGAAGGGCGTCCACTCGGGCAAGTCGCCGGTCGGTCTCGCAGCCGCCGCGGTCTACGCCGCCGCGCTCCTGACCAACGAGAAGACCACCCAGGCAGCCGTGAGCGATGTCGCGGACATCTCCGAAGTGACGATTCGAAACCGGTACCACGAGCTCCTCGAGGCCGAGGAGACCATCGGAATGGCCTAA
- the yjjX gene encoding inosine/xanthosine triphosphatase, with protein sequence MELAVGSTNPVKSTAVERTLERYEPTVTAVAVDSGVSEQPRSIEETVRGAENRARRALAATDADFGVGLEGGVARLEGSPGLSLIMWGAVTDGDRTERGGGPTFRLPDTVAEQVADGSELGPVMDDLLGTEGVAESNGAAGALTAGLTDRTRALGQAVASSFGPFVTEYYDADD encoded by the coding sequence ATGGAACTCGCAGTCGGCAGCACGAACCCGGTCAAGAGCACCGCCGTCGAGCGAACGCTCGAGCGATACGAACCGACCGTGACCGCCGTCGCCGTCGACTCCGGGGTGAGCGAGCAGCCGCGATCGATCGAGGAGACCGTCAGAGGAGCCGAGAATCGCGCCCGACGGGCGCTCGCGGCGACCGACGCCGACTTCGGGGTCGGCCTCGAGGGCGGCGTCGCTCGGCTCGAGGGATCGCCGGGGCTCTCGTTGATCATGTGGGGTGCCGTCACCGACGGGGATCGAACCGAGCGCGGCGGCGGCCCGACATTTCGTCTCCCAGATACCGTCGCCGAGCAGGTCGCGGACGGCTCGGAGCTGGGTCCGGTGATGGACGACCTGCTCGGGACCGAGGGCGTCGCCGAGTCCAACGGGGCCGCCGGCGCGCTCACGGCGGGGCTGACCGACCGCACGCGAGCGCTCGGCCAGGCGGTTGCGTCATCGTTCGGCCCGTTCGTAACGGAGTATTACGACGCGGACGACTGA